One segment of Cetobacterium sp. NK01 DNA contains the following:
- a CDS encoding TRAP transporter substrate-binding protein — MKKIIFLIATLFTFLGCNKNESSGDLNLKLAHGLSETHPVHKGMLKFIELVETKTNGEVKIQIFPNGQLGQERELIELMQAGAIDMTKASASPIEGFVKEYAIFSMPYLFNSYEHFLRVLKSPVGDEFLGMTEKSGFVGLGYFTAGTRNFYGSKPIESPDDLKGLKIRVQPSNTAIKMVEYLGGTATPLSYGELYTALQQRVVDGAENNISAITTDRHGEVSKFYSYDEHTIVPDVFFISNSTWKKLNDEQKKIFKESAEEAFEYQVALWDEMEKIQIEQAKEMNVKFVYPDKKPFQEKVKPMYDELMKNETMARLINSIRDTK, encoded by the coding sequence ATGAAAAAAATAATTTTTTTAATTGCCACACTTTTTACATTCTTGGGTTGCAATAAAAATGAAAGCAGTGGGGATTTAAATTTAAAATTAGCTCACGGTTTAAGTGAGACACATCCAGTTCATAAAGGAATGCTAAAGTTTATTGAACTAGTGGAAACAAAAACAAATGGAGAGGTAAAGATTCAAATATTTCCAAATGGTCAGTTAGGTCAGGAGAGAGAGTTAATTGAATTGATGCAAGCAGGGGCTATAGATATGACTAAAGCCAGTGCTTCTCCAATAGAGGGATTCGTTAAAGAGTATGCTATATTTTCAATGCCATACCTATTTAACAGCTATGAGCACTTCTTAAGAGTTTTAAAAAGTCCTGTGGGAGATGAGTTCTTAGGGATGACTGAAAAAAGTGGATTCGTAGGATTAGGTTACTTTACAGCAGGAACTAGAAACTTCTACGGTTCAAAACCTATTGAATCACCTGATGATTTAAAAGGATTAAAAATAAGAGTTCAGCCAAGTAACACAGCTATTAAAATGGTTGAGTACTTAGGTGGGACTGCCACTCCTCTATCTTATGGTGAATTATATACAGCATTACAACAAAGAGTTGTAGATGGAGCTGAAAATAACATCTCAGCTATAACAACAGATAGACATGGAGAGGTTTCAAAGTTTTATTCATATGATGAGCATACAATTGTACCAGACGTTTTCTTTATTAGTAACTCTACTTGGAAAAAGTTAAATGATGAGCAAAAGAAAATCTTCAAAGAATCAGCAGAAGAAGCTTTTGAATATCAAGTGGCTCTATGGGATGAAATGGAAAAAATACAAATAGAGCAGGCTAAAGAGATGAATGTAAAGTTTGTGTATCCAGATAAAAAGCCATTTCAAGAGAAAGTTAAACCTATGTATGATGAGTTGATGAAAAATGAGACAATGGCAAGATTAATCAATTCTATTAGGGATACAAAATAA
- a CDS encoding TRAP transporter small permease, whose translation MESLRNRINQIIILFSSLVLTLLVLAVTWQVISRYVLNNPSTFTDEFSRFSLIWIGLLGATYAFGVKAHLSIDLLVSKLPKEKITKLQMLISVIVLIFILLVQVIGGGQLSLNTMGQLSPSLQIPMGVVYSILPISGIINLLYMLIDIVELKGMLKEGNK comes from the coding sequence ATGGAAAGCTTAAGAAATAGAATAAATCAAATAATAATTTTATTTTCTTCATTAGTTTTAACGTTGCTAGTTTTAGCAGTTACTTGGCAAGTTATATCAAGATATGTATTAAATAATCCAAGTACATTTACAGATGAATTTTCAAGATTTAGTTTAATTTGGATAGGATTATTAGGAGCTACTTACGCTTTTGGAGTAAAAGCTCACCTATCAATAGATCTTCTTGTAAGTAAACTACCAAAGGAGAAGATAACAAAGTTACAGATGTTAATTTCAGTAATTGTTTTAATCTTCATACTGCTAGTTCAAGTAATTGGTGGAGGGCAACTTTCACTGAACACAATGGGACAGTTATCACCATCACTACAGATTCCTATGGGAGTTGTCTACTCAATACTTCCTATATCAGGAATAATCAATTTATTATATATGTTAATAGACATAGTTGAATTAAAAGGTATGTTAAAGGAGGGAAATAAATAA
- a CDS encoding TRAP transporter large permease, whose translation MALTVSVLFISFFILLAIGTPISIGIGLASFLTILINLPFDVAVIASAQKMITGMDSFTLLAIPFFILSGSIMNTGGIAIKLVNFAKLLGGRLPGSLAQVNVLGNMLFGSISGSAVAAAAAIGGTLDPLQKKEGYDPKFSAAVNIASSPTGLLIPPSGSLIVFSLVSGGTSIGALFVAGYVPGILMGLSVMIIAYFIAKKNNYPVEGKVSFGEATKVILDAIPSLLLIVIVIGGIIAGIFTATEASAISVVYTLFLSVVVYKSLTFEHMQTIFKDTIKMTGIIMFLIGASSIMSWAMAFSTIPQFITNAILGLSDNKIIILLLMNVILLITGTFMDLTPAILIFTPIFLPIATKLGLHPVHFGIMLVSNLCIGICTPPVGSVLFIGCGIAKVKIEEVIKELIPFFIGLIITLLMITYIPWISLGLPKLFKLI comes from the coding sequence ATGGCTCTAACGGTAAGCGTTTTATTTATAAGTTTTTTCATTCTATTAGCAATAGGAACACCTATATCTATTGGAATTGGACTGGCTTCTTTTTTAACAATACTTATTAATCTTCCTTTTGATGTGGCAGTTATAGCTTCAGCTCAAAAGATGATAACTGGAATGGACAGTTTCACACTACTGGCAATACCATTTTTCATCCTTTCAGGAAGTATAATGAACACAGGAGGAATAGCAATAAAGCTAGTTAACTTTGCAAAGTTACTTGGAGGAAGACTACCAGGATCACTTGCTCAGGTTAACGTTTTAGGAAATATGTTATTTGGATCAATATCTGGATCAGCAGTAGCGGCAGCAGCAGCTATTGGAGGAACATTAGATCCTCTACAGAAAAAAGAGGGATATGATCCAAAATTCTCAGCAGCAGTAAATATAGCGTCATCTCCAACAGGATTACTTATTCCACCAAGTGGATCTCTAATTGTTTTCTCACTAGTTAGTGGAGGAACATCAATAGGAGCTCTATTCGTAGCAGGATATGTACCTGGAATACTTATGGGACTTAGTGTTATGATAATAGCTTACTTTATAGCTAAAAAGAATAACTATCCAGTTGAAGGAAAAGTTTCATTTGGAGAAGCTACAAAAGTTATATTAGATGCAATTCCAAGTTTACTATTAATAGTTATAGTAATTGGTGGAATAATAGCTGGAATATTCACTGCAACAGAGGCATCTGCAATATCAGTAGTTTATACACTGTTTCTATCAGTTGTAGTTTATAAAAGCTTAACTTTTGAACATATGCAAACAATTTTTAAAGATACTATAAAAATGACTGGAATAATAATGTTTCTAATAGGTGCATCAAGCATCATGTCTTGGGCAATGGCGTTTTCAACTATACCTCAATTCATAACAAACGCTATTTTAGGATTATCAGATAACAAAATAATAATCCTACTATTAATGAATGTTATTTTATTAATAACTGGAACATTTATGGATTTAACACCAGCAATCTTAATATTTACACCGATATTTTTACCAATTGCAACAAAATTAGGACTACACCCAGTACACTTTGGTATAATGTTAGTATCAAACCTATGTATTGGAATATGTACTCCACCAGTGGGAAGTGTTTTATTTATAGGGTGTGGAATAGCCAAGGTTAAAATTGAAGAGGTAATAAAAGAATTAATACCGTTCTTTATAGGTTTAATTATAACTCTTTTAATGATAACGTATATTCCGTGGATAAGTTTAGGATTACCAAAACTATTTAAGTTAATATAA
- a CDS encoding TIM-barrel domain-containing protein, translating to MGIKLNYLFEKIDNRENIVTFASKELNLEVKLSILEKDIFKVTFLKEGKLKLGKTWTVTPGMEDFPIEGRDRFDHSVFQLPQFEIVEAEGTVTISTELLKVIVDLNGMKMTWFGKSENEWVKIAQDRKTQAYNFGYWDENIYHYLERDLKEQYFGFGEKSGKLNKHFRRMRMKNLDPMGYDAEYSDPLYKHIPFYITRNPKTKYSFGLFYDNFSTVTFEMGTELDNYHGLYRYFEAKDGDLDYYVIAGPQVKDVTERFSWLTGKTIFSPKWSIGYSGSTMTYTDLPESQKLLNNFLDDCKKHEIPCDSFQLSSGYTSIGDKRYVFNWNNEKFPDVKEFTNNYHANGVRLCANIKPAFLHDHPKFAEMKEKGLFVKERNSDEPELVQFWDDNGAYIDFTNKDAVNWWKENVKEKLLELGIDSTWNDNNEYEIWDPKARCNGFGEGLDIELIRPIQTLLMMKSSFEAQKEFDGNMRPYLISRAGCPGMQKYVQTWSGDNRTEWKTLRYNNYMAISLALSGVYNLGHDVGGFSGPAPTPELFVRWVQNGIFYPRFTIHSWNDDKSVNVPWMYPEVLAEIKKAMDFRRKITPYIYNLLYRAHTEGTPIMKPTFYNYENDRNTFNENDEFLLGDDMLVATVVTEGEKVRKVYLPEGNSWYDYNTNKLYKGGQTIEVEVELGTFPLFIREGAIIPINDTDDYSFETKDQDKRAFIIYANETTGVSEFTSFEDDGLTQSYKTGNCAKVTVRVETQEDTVKINIEKDGDQAFIQDNYEIYVVDSKNRKIIK from the coding sequence ATGGGAATAAAATTAAATTATCTATTTGAAAAAATAGACAATAGAGAAAATATAGTAACATTTGCTTCAAAAGAGTTAAACTTAGAAGTGAAACTTTCAATTTTAGAAAAAGATATCTTTAAAGTAACATTTTTAAAAGAGGGTAAATTAAAGCTTGGAAAAACTTGGACTGTAACACCTGGAATGGAGGACTTTCCAATAGAGGGAAGAGATAGATTTGATCACTCTGTATTCCAACTACCTCAATTTGAAATTGTAGAAGCTGAAGGAACAGTAACTATTTCAACTGAGCTTTTAAAAGTTATTGTAGACCTTAATGGTATGAAGATGACTTGGTTTGGAAAATCAGAAAATGAGTGGGTAAAGATAGCTCAAGATAGAAAAACTCAAGCTTATAACTTTGGATATTGGGATGAAAACATATACCACTACTTAGAGAGAGATTTAAAGGAGCAATACTTTGGATTTGGAGAGAAAAGTGGAAAATTAAATAAACACTTTAGAAGAATGAGAATGAAAAACCTAGATCCAATGGGTTATGATGCTGAGTATAGTGATCCATTATACAAGCATATACCATTTTATATAACTAGAAATCCAAAGACTAAATACTCATTTGGATTATTCTATGATAACTTCTCAACAGTTACTTTTGAGATGGGAACAGAGCTAGATAACTACCACGGATTATACAGATATTTTGAAGCTAAAGATGGGGATTTAGACTATTATGTTATCGCTGGACCACAAGTAAAAGATGTAACAGAGAGATTCTCTTGGTTAACTGGAAAAACTATATTCTCACCTAAGTGGAGTATTGGTTATTCAGGATCAACTATGACTTACACAGATTTACCAGAGTCACAAAAACTTTTAAATAACTTCTTAGATGATTGTAAAAAGCATGAGATTCCATGTGATTCATTCCAACTATCTTCAGGATATACTTCTATTGGAGACAAGAGATATGTATTTAACTGGAATAATGAGAAGTTCCCAGATGTAAAAGAGTTCACAAATAACTACCACGCAAATGGAGTTAGACTTTGTGCAAACATAAAACCAGCATTTTTACATGACCATCCAAAATTTGCTGAAATGAAAGAGAAAGGACTATTTGTAAAAGAGAGAAATAGTGATGAGCCTGAGTTAGTTCAATTCTGGGATGACAATGGAGCTTACATAGACTTTACAAATAAAGATGCTGTTAACTGGTGGAAAGAGAATGTAAAAGAGAAGCTTTTAGAATTAGGAATAGATTCAACTTGGAACGATAATAATGAGTATGAGATTTGGGATCCAAAAGCTAGATGTAATGGATTTGGAGAGGGGTTAGACATAGAGTTAATAAGACCTATTCAAACTTTACTTATGATGAAATCATCTTTTGAAGCTCAAAAAGAGTTTGATGGTAACATGAGACCTTACCTAATCTCAAGAGCAGGATGTCCAGGGATGCAAAAGTATGTTCAAACATGGTCTGGAGATAACAGAACAGAGTGGAAAACATTGAGATATAATAATTACATGGCAATAAGTTTAGCACTTTCAGGAGTTTATAACTTAGGACATGACGTTGGAGGATTCTCAGGTCCAGCACCAACACCTGAGCTATTTGTAAGATGGGTACAAAATGGAATTTTCTATCCAAGATTTACAATTCACTCATGGAACGATGATAAGTCAGTTAATGTACCATGGATGTATCCAGAAGTTTTAGCTGAGATAAAAAAGGCTATGGACTTTAGAAGAAAGATAACTCCTTACATATATAACTTACTATATAGAGCTCACACAGAGGGAACTCCAATAATGAAGCCAACTTTCTATAACTACGAAAACGACAGAAATACATTTAATGAAAATGATGAGTTCTTATTAGGTGACGATATGTTAGTAGCAACAGTGGTTACAGAGGGAGAAAAAGTAAGAAAAGTGTACTTACCAGAAGGAAACTCATGGTATGATTACAACACTAACAAGCTTTATAAAGGTGGACAAACTATAGAGGTTGAAGTGGAGTTAGGTACATTCCCACTATTTATAAGAGAGGGAGCAATTATACCTATAAATGATACTGATGACTATAGCTTTGAAACAAAGGATCAAGATAAGAGAGCCTTTATCATCTATGCAAATGAAACTACTGGAGTATCAGAATTCACATCTTTTGAAGATGATGGATTAACTCAAAGTTACAAGACAGGAAACTGTGCAAAAGTAACAGTTAGAGTAGAAACACAAGAAGATACTGTAAAAATAAACATTGAAAAAGATGGAGATCAAGCATTTATTCAAGATAACTATGAGATCTATGTAGTAGATTCTAAAAATAGAAAAATAATAAAATAA
- a CDS encoding L-fuculose-phosphate aldolase, with protein sequence MLLEKEREELIVYGKKMITENLTKGTGGNLSIFNREKNLMAITPSGIGYFDITPEDIVIIDVATGKIVDGHRVPSSECDMHRIFYKYRDDIDAVVHTHSTFSTTISCLNINLPPIHYILATAGIDVRCAEYATYGTVRLAKNAFEAMKDRNAALLANHGLITGGKTLKEAFSVALDVEFCSELFCRAKSMGEPVSLSVEEMTSMMERFKTYGKRVEEHEEI encoded by the coding sequence ATGCTTTTAGAAAAAGAGAGAGAAGAACTTATTGTTTACGGTAAAAAAATGATTACAGAAAATCTAACTAAGGGTACTGGAGGAAACTTAAGTATCTTTAATAGAGAGAAAAATTTAATGGCTATTACTCCTAGTGGTATTGGTTATTTTGATATAACACCAGAGGATATTGTTATTATTGATGTGGCTACTGGAAAAATTGTAGATGGACATAGAGTTCCTTCAAGTGAATGTGATATGCATAGAATTTTCTATAAATATAGAGATGATATTGATGCTGTTGTTCACACTCACAGTACTTTTTCTACAACAATCTCATGTCTTAATATAAATCTTCCTCCTATTCACTACATCCTAGCAACTGCTGGTATAGATGTTAGATGTGCTGAGTATGCAACTTATGGAACTGTGAGACTAGCTAAAAATGCCTTTGAAGCTATGAAGGATAGAAATGCTGCGCTACTTGCAAATCATGGATTAATAACAGGGGGAAAAACTTTAAAAGAGGCTTTCTCTGTGGCTTTAGATGTTGAGTTTTGCTCTGAGCTTTTCTGTAGAGCTAAATCTATGGGAGAACCTGTTTCACTATCTGTTGAAGAGATGACTTCTATGATGGAACGATTTAAAACCTATGGAAAAAGAGTTGAGGAACACGAAGAAATTTAA
- the mtnK gene encoding S-methyl-5-thioribose kinase, producing MAAYEILNEDSALIYSVETLNFFNDKNCLTCKEIGDGNLNNVFRIVDSTSGKSLILKQSLPYARTSVEMKLDAKRGEIEAMGLMTQGKLSPNMVPIVYNYDPSKYIIAMEDLTGHEILRTAMINGVIFPNLGKDAASFFANTLLRTSDIVLDSKTKKDEVLKFINKDLCDLTEHLVLTNSAFLASRNKIDDHLLDFVKENVFNDKKVAFEVAKLKHNFMCNAQALLHGDAHIGSIFAKDNSLKFIDTEFSFYGPMGFDVGMFLANLFMNACYHKALGNIQYKNYVLNQIESFIDNFKKEFIEVWDTYATEHFAKTNEEFKFWYLNNVLKDTAGYCACEMIRRTTGSSHVKEMDDYNDKDIQKKAQMKNITLALQILFNQEKFKCGKDYRELF from the coding sequence ATGGCTGCTTATGAGATTTTAAATGAGGATTCTGCACTTATATATTCAGTTGAAACTTTAAATTTTTTTAATGATAAAAATTGTTTAACTTGTAAAGAGATTGGAGATGGTAATCTAAATAATGTCTTTAGAATTGTAGATTCTACCTCTGGAAAGTCTCTAATTTTAAAGCAATCTCTTCCATATGCTAGAACCTCTGTGGAGATGAAGTTAGATGCTAAAAGAGGAGAGATTGAAGCTATGGGCCTTATGACTCAAGGAAAACTATCTCCTAACATGGTTCCTATTGTCTATAACTATGATCCCTCTAAATATATTATAGCTATGGAGGATTTAACAGGTCATGAGATTCTTAGAACTGCTATGATAAATGGTGTTATATTTCCAAATTTAGGAAAAGATGCAGCTAGCTTCTTTGCTAATACACTTCTTAGAACTAGTGATATTGTTCTAGATAGCAAAACAAAAAAAGATGAGGTACTAAAGTTTATCAATAAAGATCTTTGTGATTTAACAGAGCATCTAGTTTTAACTAACTCAGCATTTTTAGCTTCTAGAAATAAAATTGATGATCATCTTCTAGATTTCGTTAAAGAAAATGTTTTCAATGATAAAAAAGTAGCTTTTGAAGTGGCAAAGCTAAAACATAACTTTATGTGTAACGCTCAAGCTCTTCTTCACGGAGATGCTCATATAGGTAGTATATTTGCCAAGGATAACAGCTTAAAATTCATTGACACTGAGTTTTCATTCTACGGTCCTATGGGATTTGATGTTGGTATGTTTTTAGCTAACCTTTTTATGAATGCTTGTTACCATAAAGCTCTTGGAAATATACAGTATAAAAACTATGTTTTAAATCAAATTGAAAGCTTTATAGATAACTTTAAAAAGGAGTTCATTGAAGTTTGGGATACATACGCAACTGAACACTTTGCTAAAACTAATGAGGAGTTTAAGTTCTGGTATTTAAACAACGTTTTAAAAGATACTGCAGGGTATTGTGCTTGTGAAATGATAAGAAGAACAACTGGTTCATCTCACGTTAAAGAGATGGATGATTACAACGATAAAGATATACAAAAGAAAGCTCAAATGAAAAACATCACTTTAGCTTTACAAATACTATTTAACCAAGAAAAATTCAAATGTGGAAAAGACTATAGAGAACTTTTTTAA
- the mtnA gene encoding S-methyl-5-thioribose-1-phosphate isomerase, with product MKTEKDFIYSIEWSEDGAIILDQTKLPTETVFLTVTDEKQMHHYIKTLTIRGAGALSIGGAYGVYLGVWKSEETDPKKFVDKVLEVCDYMDTARPTAVKLFVMVDKIRKCALKNAHLSVPEIKAAILNRCHEIRQENIDDCAKVGEYALSLLKDGMTVLTHCNAGSYATVIRGSALAPFYLAKERGMNIKAFVDETRPLLQGSRLTAHELQKAGVDVTLICDNMAAYCMQQGLIDAVVVSSDRIAANGDTINKIGTYNVAVLAKYHNIPFYVASTFASVDFSMEKGSDVPIELRPDEEITEGFGKRTAPYGIKVYNPCFDVTPNELITAIICEKGIARPNYKESLAKMKGEE from the coding sequence ATGAAAACTGAAAAAGATTTTATCTATTCTATAGAGTGGAGCGAGGACGGAGCTATTATTTTAGATCAAACTAAACTTCCTACAGAGACTGTTTTTTTAACAGTGACAGATGAGAAACAGATGCATCACTATATAAAAACTCTAACAATTAGAGGAGCTGGTGCTTTAAGTATTGGTGGAGCTTACGGTGTTTACTTAGGAGTTTGGAAATCAGAGGAAACAGACCCTAAAAAATTTGTAGATAAAGTTCTTGAAGTTTGTGACTATATGGATACAGCTAGACCCACTGCTGTTAAGTTATTTGTAATGGTTGATAAAATCAGAAAGTGTGCTTTAAAAAATGCTCATCTTTCTGTGCCTGAGATAAAAGCAGCTATTTTAAATAGATGTCATGAGATAAGACAGGAAAATATAGATGATTGCGCTAAAGTTGGTGAGTATGCTCTCTCTCTTTTAAAGGATGGAATGACTGTTTTAACTCACTGTAACGCTGGAAGTTATGCAACTGTTATAAGAGGTTCTGCATTAGCTCCATTTTACCTTGCTAAAGAGAGAGGAATGAATATCAAAGCTTTTGTAGATGAAACTAGACCTCTTTTACAAGGTTCTAGATTAACTGCTCATGAGCTTCAAAAAGCTGGAGTAGATGTAACTTTAATCTGTGATAATATGGCTGCTTACTGTATGCAGCAAGGACTTATAGATGCTGTTGTTGTATCTAGTGATAGAATCGCTGCAAATGGAGATACAATTAATAAAATAGGAACTTACAATGTGGCTGTTTTAGCTAAATATCACAACATCCCTTTCTATGTAGCTTCAACTTTTGCCAGTGTGGATTTCAGTATGGAAAAAGGTAGCGATGTACCTATTGAGCTTAGACCTGACGAGGAGATCACTGAGGGATTTGGAAAAAGAACTGCTCCTTATGGTATAAAGGTTTATAACCCTTGTTTTGATGTTACTCCTAACGAGTTAATCACAGCTATTATCTGTGAAAAGGGAATTGCTAGACCTAACTACAAAGAGAGCTTAGCTAAAATGAAAGGGGAGGAATAG
- a CDS encoding iron-containing alcohol dehydrogenase: protein MESFNFKSSTRIIFGKDSFKDVGKYIKPHSSKILLHYEGELIKKLGIYDTVVNSLKENDIDFIELSGVVPNPRLSLVEKGIDICIDNDIDFILAVGGGSVIDSSKAIALGTPYIGDVWNFFTGKDEPTTSLKVGVILTIPGAGSEMSESSIITREEDLTKAVCDTEFNIPEFAILDPQVCYSIPTKLMCCGIVDILSHLMERYFSPTENVELSDSLLEGAMRTIVDLGPKYLENPKDYNTCAQIMWTATVAHNGMIACGRVADWSSHRIEHEISAIYDLNHGAGMAVIFPAWLKYVKDINPKKIQSFSKNVFHCENGIEALENFFKSFGLVTTLKELNIPNESFDFMAKKALGNRGTMGNYVKLNAKDITNILEIAMGGNI from the coding sequence ATGGAGAGTTTTAATTTTAAAAGTTCCACTAGAATAATTTTTGGGAAAGATAGTTTTAAAGATGTTGGTAAATATATAAAACCTCATTCTTCAAAAATATTACTACATTATGAGGGAGAGTTAATTAAAAAACTAGGTATATACGACACTGTAGTTAACTCTTTAAAAGAAAATGATATTGATTTTATTGAACTATCAGGAGTGGTACCAAATCCAAGACTATCTCTTGTGGAAAAAGGTATCGATATATGTATAGATAACGATATTGATTTTATACTAGCTGTTGGTGGAGGTAGCGTTATTGATTCATCTAAGGCTATCGCTCTTGGAACTCCATATATTGGGGATGTTTGGAACTTTTTTACTGGAAAAGATGAGCCTACTACCTCTTTAAAAGTTGGAGTTATTCTAACAATTCCTGGGGCTGGATCAGAGATGTCTGAAAGTAGCATCATTACAAGGGAGGAGGATTTAACTAAAGCAGTTTGCGACACTGAATTTAATATTCCTGAGTTTGCAATACTTGATCCTCAAGTTTGCTACTCTATTCCAACAAAACTTATGTGCTGTGGAATTGTAGATATTTTATCTCACCTTATGGAAAGATACTTCTCTCCCACTGAAAATGTTGAATTAAGTGATTCTCTTTTAGAAGGAGCTATGAGAACTATTGTAGATCTTGGACCTAAGTATTTGGAAAATCCAAAGGATTACAACACTTGTGCACAGATCATGTGGACAGCCACTGTTGCTCACAATGGTATGATTGCTTGTGGAAGAGTTGCTGATTGGTCATCACATAGAATTGAACATGAGATCAGTGCTATTTACGACTTAAATCACGGAGCTGGAATGGCTGTTATTTTCCCAGCTTGGTTAAAATATGTTAAAGATATAAATCCTAAAAAAATCCAGAGCTTCTCAAAAAATGTATTCCACTGTGAAAATGGAATTGAAGCTTTAGAAAACTTCTTTAAGTCCTTTGGTTTAGTAACTACATTAAAAGAGCTAAACATACCTAATGAAAGCTTTGATTTCATGGCTAAAAAAGCTTTAGGAAATAGAGGGACTATGGGAAATTATGTTAAATTAAATGCCAAAGATATTACAAATATACTAGAGATTGCAATGGGAGGAAACATATGA
- a CDS encoding PLP-dependent aminotransferase family protein, whose protein sequence is MKRGSCLDVYEYFKEKILNGDLKAGEKLPSLRQISIKKGLNTTTVLKGYEMLESEGYIFKVLGKGSFVSENRDFSINLDNRLILERALITEEEKKNLIDFSKDEIDSIKLIGLDLRNIMLKVLVLNDDIFEEENLKGSKDLRDTIADHLEDSDIFISSGEIVVLNSSQQCLNTVLKLFFKKKGERTIVVSDPTKYKALNLFKERAIVNGIHLLEDGWDFKDFEEVLKNSKIDFVYESFNYQNPSGIVWSSEKKEKLLKLAQEYDFYIIEEDNSSDFYYLEEKPKSLKSYDRAGRERVFYIKDLAKCIHKEMKISYMIVPPIFRERLDFEVLNSEITPSNFTQKTLEYLIKNGIYEESLAKIREKIKEQYEYMIERLKKIEGVRLMHSPGGGRSIWIKLNKDIDEKEFYYLCKKNGVSFLPGTIFYWDKRVDSKIRLSFVGLKKDEIEKGLNIIENAIKEINNKVL, encoded by the coding sequence ATGAAAAGAGGGTCTTGTTTAGATGTTTATGAGTATTTTAAAGAAAAAATATTAAATGGAGATTTAAAAGCAGGAGAAAAACTGCCATCTCTAAGACAGATATCTATAAAAAAGGGGTTAAATACAACAACTGTGTTAAAAGGTTATGAGATGCTTGAAAGTGAAGGGTACATTTTTAAAGTTTTAGGAAAGGGAAGTTTTGTAAGTGAAAATAGAGATTTTTCCATAAATTTAGATAATAGACTAATTTTAGAAAGGGCTTTAATAACTGAAGAGGAAAAGAAAAATCTTATAGATTTTTCAAAGGATGAGATAGATTCAATAAAACTTATAGGTTTAGATTTGAGAAATATAATGCTTAAAGTTTTGGTTTTAAATGATGATATATTTGAAGAGGAAAATTTAAAGGGAAGTAAAGATTTAAGAGACACAATAGCGGATCACTTAGAGGATTCAGACATATTTATATCAAGTGGAGAGATAGTGGTTTTAAATAGTTCTCAGCAGTGTTTAAATACTGTTTTAAAACTATTTTTTAAGAAAAAAGGAGAGAGAACTATAGTAGTTTCAGATCCTACAAAGTACAAGGCTTTAAATTTATTTAAAGAGAGAGCTATTGTTAATGGAATCCATCTTTTAGAGGATGGTTGGGATTTTAAAGATTTTGAAGAGGTTTTAAAAAATAGTAAAATAGACTTTGTATATGAGAGTTTTAACTATCAAAATCCATCTGGAATAGTGTGGTCTAGTGAGAAAAAAGAGAAATTACTTAAATTGGCACAAGAGTATGATTTTTATATAATTGAAGAGGATAACAGTTCAGACTTTTACTACCTAGAGGAGAAACCAAAATCTTTAAAAAGCTATGATAGAGCTGGAAGAGAGCGAGTTTTTTATATAAAAGATCTAGCTAAATGTATCCATAAAGAGATGAAGATATCCTATATGATTGTACCTCCTATATTTAGAGAGAGGTTGGATTTTGAAGTTCTAAATTCAGAGATAACTCCAAGTAATTTCACTCAGAAAACTTTAGAGTATTTAATAAAAAATGGGATATATGAAGAGAGTCTAGCAAAAATAAGAGAGAAGATAAAAGAGCAATATGAATATATGATAGAGAGATTAAAGAAAATAGAGGGAGTAAGACTTATGCATAGTCCAGGAGGAGGAAGGTCAATTTGGATTAAGCTAAATAAGGATATTGATGAAAAGGAGTTCTATTATCTTTGTAAAAAAAATGGAGTTTCTTTTCTTCCTGGAACTATTTTTTACTGGGATAAAAGAGTGGACTCAAAAATTAGGTTGAGTTTTGTTGGGTTAAAAAAAGATGAGATAGAAAAAGGTTTAAACATAATTGAAAATGCCATAAAGGAGATAAATAATAAAGTGTTATAG